CTGGAGGGGACCTACGAGTTCGAGGACTTCCGGGACGCCCTGGAGTTCACCTACGAGGTCGGCGAGCTCGCAGAAGAGGAGTGGCACCACCCGGACCTGCATCTCCAGTGGGGGGAGGTAGTGGTCGAGATGTGGACCCACAAGATCGATGGCCTGCACAAGAGCGACTTCGTGATGGCCGCGCGGATGGACCGGATCCACGACGACTACGCGCCGGAGTAGGATGGACCGGCAGTTCGTCTGTCAATTGTGTGGCGAGCGTTTCGAGAAGCGGGATTCGTTAGTGACGCATGGGTTGGAGGAGCATCAGGACGTGGGGGAATCGCGGTAGGTTCGCTACTGTTCGATCCTATCGTATGGGGGAGAGGAAATCGTCGAGGTCGTAGAAGGTCATTATCTAGATAATGATTATCGTGATAATGACTTAGTGGCTCTGAGTCTAAGACAGAAATATTATTGTATGGTATGTATTTTAACTTTCTTCACTTCCCGAATCGAGTATCCGTTCTGAAGTACGCCATGTAGATGGGTCATCAGTAGCCGCTCCTGCTTCATAAAGTTCGAACCCTTTCTCGTATATTCGGATTAGATCTGCCTCATCTTTTTCAAGATCTTCCTTGTCTATACTACTAACCCATTCTTTGAGATCTGACAAGTCTATTATTTTCAGTACGTATTCTATATCAACAAATGATTGCGTTCCAGATTCATACGCTGAAGCATACCTTGATTGTGAGATAAATGAATTGAGGACAACTAGCAAAGAATCGGTATCCGTTGATACATCGCTAACCCATTCTTTCGCTTGATTAGATGTAGACCACTCCTCCCATTTCAAAAGCACCCTGTCTAAATTGGGTACACTCTCCAATTGGTTCTCGTCAGCTGCTTGCTCAATTTTTGAAACTACTACGTTTTTCAGACTATCAATCTGAGACTGGGTTAGCATTCGCTGTGTTTTCTCAAGGGGCTCTGGATCGCCACCACCAACTCCGTGCTCTCTGAGTGTGGACTCTATGTAGAATACGGGCAAATATACACTGTCGCCCTCTGAAATAGCTTCATCTAGTAAACCACCTCGTACATCTCGAACCATTGACTCTAGTATGTCATCTATAAATTCGAGAATAACCCAATTGCTGCCTCTATCTAAGGCACTGTATGAGGGGTCTGCTCGTATGAGATCGTCGCCTACAATGAATAGACTATAAAAGAAGGGCTTGACGTTCTCAATATCATTGAGACTGGTCTGATCAAGAAGTTGGTTTGCTTTCGTCCTACCGTGCTCTCCGCCCTGTTCGACTAAATCTTCGAATGCTGAGGCGTAGTCCTCCTTATTGTCGTGTGAATGAAATGAATCAAACTCATCAATACGGAGTTTGTCATCAGGGACAACTTGACGGAGATAGTGATCTATGACTTCTGGATCACATATTCTACGTCGTTTATTATATGTTTGATTGTTCTCCCGTATCTGAAGGTTGGAAAAGCTCCTGCTCCTTGCTCTTGGAAATAAATATGATACAATCGTTTTCGCGTTTTCTATGCTTTCCTCATCTTTCTCATCACTCGGAAGTGTCTGAAACAGTTCTTCATAATCCACAGTTCTCGAAGACAAACGGTTCTGAGATTTCTTACCAACGAATTTTTCTGGATTGTCTCGGATAAGTAGATAGGCATCTCTGTGAAATAGCCGTAAGGTTTCTAGACAAACTAGATCTACGAAGTTGATATCCCTAGAGTAAGCCATTGATGCAGAATCAACAGCGTTAGACAACCTTACTGCATCTCGTGGCGTATTAAGTGCCGGTGAGATCCCTTTTCCGAATATTCGTTGCCAATGATCCACATTAAAAATTGGATCTTCACGTTCAAGTGTTATATTGAGTCGTCTAGTAAAGAAACCTTAATTGAGTTATTCTTGGGAACTGGAATTGTTTTGGGTAGTTGGATAATCTTATCTAGGTATTCTTCTCCATTGCTGACTCCTCTTTCTCCTTCCAATGCGGTAGACACAATTTCGTAATCAAAGGCGAGAACATAGGTAGTATTTGAGAAATCGGCAACACTATTGATAAGTCGAAACATTTGTTTAATCTCATTCTGGGTGAGGCGGTCCATATCGTCAATAAATATGTATATCCTTTGATCTAAGTCTTCAAGATCTTCTGAAATAGATCGTTTGACTTCTTCCATATTTGGATCATCTACTTCCAAAGCCTACGAAAGAATCTCTAAGAATGGGCCAGCAGGTACACCTGTAGTTGGAGTAAATGGGATATTTGAAGCGGCAGAAGCATATTTCGAAAGTTTGTTGCGTATTTCGCTTAATCCGTCTCTTCCATCCAAGCCAGCACCGATCTGTGAGAAGAACTTGTTAATCAAGTCGGCTTGACCAGAAAACCACCATGGATTGAACCAAATAATCATGGGGTCTTCTTCAATCTTATTCAGATAATATTCTATGAAATTGAGTACCGAGCTTTTCCCAGATCCCCAGGGTCCATACAGACCAACTACTACTGATTCTGGCGGCGACCTATCATGAACAGTCTCTGCTAGGCTCTGAGCGTAGCTGCTGTATCCTAGGGTGTCGAACTGTGGATCAGTTAAAGCAGAATCTGATAACAGATCTTGTTGATTAGTGTCTCTGGTCATAATCTCCCATCTACGACAATTACGTTAAACGTGACGGTAGGAAATGAATACCGATCAGTAATATACCTGATTACCATCATAAACTAAATTTCTATATAGGTGTGAACAGATTTGAATACACTCTAATAATCTATTCGATCCATTATCACTATTTTGTGCTGTTTGAGCGGATTTCCTTGTCTCGTAACCGGCTTTTCGTGCCCGGCTGCTAGGGACTTCACCGCGAGTGACCGAAGGAAACGAGCGGTAGCAGAAGCCGACCATCGGGAGGCTTCTGCGCTTTTGGTGCAGCTTTTGCCGAGCGACTGAGCGAAGCGAAGGAGCGCAGCGCAAAAGGTGCGAAGCC
The sequence above is a segment of the Halalkalicoccus tibetensis genome. Coding sequences within it:
- a CDS encoding 4a-hydroxytetrahydrobiopterin dehydratase, which codes for MVQQLADLECEACRSEDDPLFEDEYAEYFEELDSEVWEVIDEHHLEGTYEFEDFRDALEFTYEVGELAEEEWHHPDLHLQWGEVVVEMWTHKIDGLHKSDFVMAARMDRIHDDYAPE